From the Lathyrus oleraceus cultivar Zhongwan6 chromosome 4, CAAS_Psat_ZW6_1.0, whole genome shotgun sequence genome, one window contains:
- the LOC127136109 gene encoding uncharacterized protein LOC127136109 has translation MELGRRNTKKYTFKCPDLTELKKLGSMIVSPEDFRAQYGRLMGILKTMVEDGVLDTLVQFYDPLYHCFTFPDYQFMSTLEEYSYWFGLPVSDKLPFSDSEKTPTSAAIAEALHLETSVVKENFTKKGGILGLTSRFLLEKAFIFAEADSKDAFESIFALLIYGIVIFPNIEDFVDVNAIRIFLIGNPVPTLLGDTYHSIHHMTKKDGGTILCCAPLLYKCCGEFPNVPLIGVHGGINYNLILARRQLGYPMADKPDNLLLSGFFYLNDEESSGLKDRIIHAWRNIHRKGKDRLGINNCVAFEPYTRWVCARANELKMPYALEKPSFPYAITLSSTIPIENREEFQEILDRLKLERDTWEGKYHEEQEGLLLSKVQPFHEYFNIPPTSGAWKGIVDKLMIENAQLKR, from the exons ATGGAACTGGGAAGGAGGAATACCAAGAAATACACTTTCAAATGTCCTGACTTAACAGAGTTGAAGAAACTTGGTTCTATGATAGTTAGTCCAGAGGATTTCAGAGCTCAGTATGGAAGACTTATGGGTATCTTGAAGACCATGGTTGAAGATGGAGTTCTCGACACACtggtacagttttatgatccactctaccattgcttcacatttccagaCTACCAGTTTATGTCTACTCTAGAAGAATACTCTTATTGGTTTGGTTTGCCAGTCTCTGACAAATTACCATTTAGTGATTCAGAGAAGACCCCTACATCAGCAGCTATTGCAGAAGCACTTCACCTAGAAACATCTGTTGTGAAGGAAAACTTCACTAAAAAAGGAGGGATTCTAGGTCTAACCTCTAGATTCCTGTTGGAGAAAGCCTTTATCTTTGCAGAAGCAGATAGTAAAGATGCCTTTGAATCCATTTTTGCTCTACTCATTTATGGAATTGTAATCTTCCCAAACATTGAAGATTTCGTGGATGTTAATGCTATACGAATCTTCTTAATTGGTAACCCGGTACCCACATTACTTGGAGATACCTACCATTCTATCCATCACATGACTAAGAAAGATGGTGGAACCATTCTTTGTTGTGCACCTCTcctatataagtg ttgtggtgaatttcCTAACGTACCTCTCATTGGTGTACATGGGGGAATTAACTATAACCTCATCCTTGCCAGACGCCAGTTAGGATATCCTATGGCAGATAAACCCGACAACCTTCTGTTATCAGGTTTCTTTTACCTCAACGACGAAGAGAGTTCCGGTTTGAAGGATAGAATCATACATGCTTGGCGCAACATTCACAGAAAAGGAAAAGACCGATTAGGAATAAATAATTGTGTTGCTTTTGAGCCCTACACCCGATGGGTTTGTGCTAGAGCAAATGAACTTAAGATGCCATATGCTCTTGAGAAGCCCTCATTTCCTTATGCTATAACATTATCATCCACCATTCCTATTGAGAATAGAGAAGAGTTTCAAGAAATTTTGGATAGGTTGAAATTGGAAAGAGACACTTGGGAAGGAAAGTACCAT GAGGAACAAGAAGGTTTACTTCTCTCTAAAGTCCAGCCTTTTCATGAATACTTCAACATACCTCCCACCTCAGGTGCTTGGAAGGGAATCGTCGACAAGCTTATGATCGAGAATGCTCAGTTAAAGAGGTAG